Proteins co-encoded in one Candidatus Thiodictyon syntrophicum genomic window:
- the lptC gene encoding LPS export ABC transporter periplasmic protein LptC, which translates to MWTTRQGRLAMVFAILAGGAWWLLRSLSEEPAARVRERAPDHMVWDLDAIETNTDGRPQRHLVADQLRQYVAEDLAELDQPRLTLLDREGGPPWKVESKQGFLLSKGEEIDLRDEVRIERAGAGPNRSLRLATSQLRLWPKREYAQGDQPVRLASDNDWLTAAGVRLWYAHPSRAEFPGRAHIFVAPTPTEKGNAGSAAP; encoded by the coding sequence GTGTGGACGACGCGACAGGGGCGCCTGGCGATGGTCTTCGCCATCCTCGCAGGCGGGGCCTGGTGGCTGCTGCGCAGTCTGAGCGAGGAACCGGCCGCGCGCGTACGCGAGCGTGCCCCTGACCACATGGTCTGGGACCTCGACGCCATCGAGACCAACACCGACGGACGCCCGCAGCGGCATCTGGTGGCCGACCAACTGCGCCAGTATGTTGCCGAGGACCTGGCCGAACTCGACCAGCCGCGCCTGACCCTGCTCGACCGCGAGGGCGGACCGCCCTGGAAGGTGGAATCCAAACAGGGTTTCCTGCTGTCCAAGGGCGAGGAGATCGACCTGCGCGACGAGGTCCGGATCGAGCGGGCCGGTGCCGGTCCGAACCGCTCGTTACGACTCGCAACCTCGCAGTTGCGGCTCTGGCCCAAGCGTGAATACGCCCAGGGCGATCAGCCGGTGAGACTCGCGAGCGACAACGACTGGCTGACCGCCGCCGGCGTGCGCCTGTGGTACGCCCACCCGTCCCGGGCTGAGTTTCCCGGGCGCGCCCACATCTTTGTCGCTCCCACCCCAACCGAGAAGGGGAATGCTGGTTCAGCCGCCCCATGA
- the kdsC gene encoding 3-deoxy-manno-octulosonate-8-phosphatase KdsC: protein MQDILERAAQIRLVIFDVDGVLTDGSLYLGDDGLEYKAFNARDGHGMVLLQETGVRLAVISGRRSEAVRIRMEGLGVAHVYQGQRDKLPAYEELKRALGLTDAVIAYVGDDVIDLPVMRRVGLAIAVGDAHPLVRQHAHWCTSAPGGRGAAREVCELVMTAQGTLEPINRGYLQGA, encoded by the coding sequence ATGCAAGATATTCTGGAACGGGCGGCGCAGATTCGGCTGGTGATCTTCGACGTGGACGGGGTCTTGACCGACGGCAGCCTGTACCTGGGCGACGACGGCCTGGAATACAAGGCATTCAACGCGCGCGACGGTCACGGCATGGTGCTGCTGCAAGAAACCGGCGTGAGGCTTGCCGTGATCTCCGGGCGCCGTTCCGAGGCGGTGCGTATCCGCATGGAGGGCCTGGGAGTGGCCCACGTCTACCAGGGTCAGCGCGACAAACTGCCGGCCTATGAGGAGCTCAAGCGGGCCTTGGGGCTCACGGACGCGGTGATCGCCTACGTGGGCGATGATGTCATCGACCTGCCGGTCATGCGCCGGGTGGGACTGGCGATCGCCGTCGGGGATGCCCATCCCCTGGTTCGCCAACACGCCCACTGGTGCACCAGTGCCCCCGGCGGACGGGGCGCGGCGCGTGAGGTCTGTGAGCTGGTGATGACGGCCCAGGGCACCCTGGAGCCGATCAACCGCGGCTACCTTCAGGGCGCCTGA
- a CDS encoding KpsF/GutQ family sugar-phosphate isomerase: MTEPRRLGARKHDLAPGQEARIRDLGRAVIETEAAAVGALSERIAADFVAACRYLLACEGRIVVMGMGKSGHIGGKIAATLASTGSPAFFIHPGEASHGDLGMITPRDTVLALSNSGETAELLTILPTIKRLGVPLITLTGRPDSTLAREADVNLDVSVTREACPLGLAPTSSTTATLAMGDALAVALLESRGFTALDFARSHPAGTLGRRLLLHVGDIMHRGDRVPRVALGSTLMAALEEMSHKGLGMTAVVDGQGVLAGVFTDGDLRRALDQGLDVHHTIIDTVMTRGGITAAASSLAAAALGLMESRSINGLLVIDDEGRPIGALNMHDLLRAGVV; encoded by the coding sequence ATGACCGAACCACGCCGACTCGGCGCCCGCAAGCATGATCTGGCCCCCGGCCAGGAGGCCCGGATCCGTGACCTGGGGCGGGCGGTGATCGAGACCGAGGCGGCCGCGGTCGGCGCCTTGAGCGAACGCATCGCGGCGGACTTCGTCGCGGCGTGCCGCTACCTGCTCGCCTGCGAGGGCCGCATCGTGGTGATGGGCATGGGCAAGTCCGGGCACATCGGCGGCAAGATCGCCGCGACCCTGGCCAGCACCGGCAGTCCGGCGTTCTTTATCCACCCCGGGGAGGCGAGCCACGGGGATTTGGGGATGATCACCCCGCGCGACACGGTCCTGGCGCTGTCGAACTCAGGAGAAACCGCGGAGTTGCTGACCATATTGCCGACCATCAAGCGCCTGGGTGTGCCCCTGATCACCCTGACCGGGCGCCCCGACTCGACCCTGGCCCGGGAGGCCGACGTGAACCTGGACGTGAGCGTCACCCGCGAGGCCTGCCCGCTCGGTCTGGCGCCGACCTCCAGCACCACGGCGACCCTGGCCATGGGCGACGCCCTGGCGGTCGCCTTGCTGGAGAGCCGGGGTTTCACCGCCCTGGATTTCGCCCGCTCGCACCCCGCCGGCACCCTGGGGCGGCGCCTCCTGCTGCATGTGGGAGACATCATGCACCGCGGTGACCGGGTCCCGCGGGTCGCCCTGGGGAGCACGCTCATGGCGGCCCTGGAGGAGATGTCGCATAAGGGGCTGGGGATGACCGCGGTCGTCGATGGGCAGGGGGTCTTGGCCGGCGTCTTCACCGACGGCGACCTGCGCCGCGCCCTGGACCAGGGCCTCGATGTCCACCACACGATCATCGACACGGTCATGACCCGCGGCGGTATCACCGCCGCCGCTTCGTCCCTGGCCGCCGCCGCCCTGGGGCTGATGGAGTCCCGCTCGATCAACGGACTCCTGGTCATCGACGACGAGGGCCGCCCGATCGGTGCCCTGAACATGCACGATCTGCTGCGGGCAGGGGTGGTGTAG
- a CDS encoding Druantia anti-phage system protein DruA — MSPGPWVHCGRVFSVEEIAGIRQTVAWLPRLGRRELAATLCEHLQWYTVTGAAKVHACREFLERLEAAGLVALPPLQVARRPRPVPPAPVVAAPMPIHGPLAALGPVRLAPVRADAAAVAQWNAAVARWHPLGYKGAFGYRLRYFITAGEQHLGCLLLAGAARALAVRDHWIGWDAQTRRANQVRVLNNSRFLIFPHVQVPHLASHVLGQLARRVRADWLEHWGFAPLLLETFVDPRHYAGTCYRAAGWELLGETSGSGLARPGRTYHSAPRQVWVKPLSAQWRERLCAASGGTTP; from the coding sequence ATGAGTCCAGGACCGTGGGTGCACTGTGGTCGCGTCTTCAGCGTCGAGGAGATCGCCGGTATCCGCCAGACGGTGGCGTGGCTGCCGCGGTTGGGGCGGCGCGAGTTGGCGGCGACGCTGTGCGAGCATTTGCAGTGGTATACCGTGACGGGGGCGGCGAAGGTTCACGCCTGTCGGGAGTTTCTGGAACGTCTGGAGGCGGCCGGGTTGGTGGCGCTGCCCCCGTTGCAGGTCGCGCGGCGTCCCCGCCCGGTCCCCCCGGCGCCGGTGGTGGCGGCGCCGATGCCGATTCACGGCCCCTTGGCCGCGCTCGGCCCGGTGCGCCTGGCGCCGGTGCGCGCCGACGCCGCGGCGGTGGCGCAATGGAATGCGGCGGTCGCGCGTTGGCACCCCTTGGGCTACAAGGGTGCCTTCGGCTACCGGCTGCGCTACTTCATCACCGCGGGCGAGCAGCACCTGGGCTGCCTCCTGCTGGCGGGCGCGGCGCGCGCGCTGGCGGTGCGTGACCACTGGATCGGGTGGGACGCCCAGACGCGCCGGGCCAACCAGGTGCGGGTGCTCAACAACAGCCGCTTTCTGATCTTTCCCCACGTCCAGGTGCCGCACCTGGCCAGCCATGTGCTGGGACAACTGGCGCGGCGGGTGCGCGCCGATTGGCTCGAACACTGGGGGTTTGCGCCGCTGTTGCTGGAGACCTTCGTCGACCCGCGCCACTACGCCGGCACCTGTTACCGTGCCGCCGGGTGGGAACTGCTGGGGGAGACCAGCGGGAGCGGGCTGGCGCGACCGGGCCGGACCTATCACAGCGCCCCGCGCCAAGTCTGGGTCAAGCCCTTGAGTGCACAGTGGCGCGAGCGCTTGTGCGCCGCGTCCGGGGGGACGACGCCATGA
- a CDS encoding transposase family protein, which yields MSKPCRRLSRAAIKEQRAHKKQQEQALRQQQRQDGLIPRVPAPLPNRCSAYATLAEEQQAREAAVSGQVRVLRRELPALLAALGQIPEPRNPKKCRHRLTVLLLYGLLMFVFQFASRRAVNRELTHPQFEANLRLLFPELETLPHADTLFRLLRDIDVTHLEQAHIDLVRRLIRAKTFRRYLINHAYPIAIDGSQKFTRDHLWDENLLERQVGAEDARHTQYFVYVLEASLAFHNGLVIPLLSEFLEYAKGDTKADKQDCERRAFTRLSARIKTLFPRLPILLLLDGLYADGPVMQCCHQYHWQFMIVFKDKDLPTVWEEFHALHAVQPAGCQRDWGERHQRFSWVNAIDYAFSNNTRRHLSLHVVVCEETWETIDEQGARLTKTARHAWLSSQPLSRANAHERCNLGARYRWGIEAGFLVEKHQGYHYEHAFALNWNAMKGYHYLMRLAHLFNTLARFARHLRELYRTLGVRGAIAFIRASCAGPWLDPARMRRLLAQPLQLQLE from the coding sequence ATGAGCAAACCCTGCCGCCGCCTGTCACGCGCGGCCATCAAGGAGCAACGCGCGCACAAGAAACAGCAGGAACAGGCGCTACGCCAACAGCAGCGCCAGGACGGACTGATCCCCCGCGTACCCGCGCCGTTACCCAATCGCTGCTCGGCGTACGCCACGCTCGCCGAGGAACAGCAGGCCCGCGAGGCGGCGGTCAGCGGCCAGGTGCGCGTCCTGCGCCGGGAACTGCCCGCGTTGCTCGCCGCCCTGGGACAGATTCCCGAGCCCCGCAACCCCAAGAAGTGTCGGCATCGGCTCACCGTGCTGCTGCTCTACGGGCTGCTGATGTTCGTCTTTCAGTTCGCCTCCCGGCGCGCGGTCAACCGCGAACTGACGCACCCCCAGTTCGAGGCCAACCTACGGCTCCTGTTCCCCGAACTGGAGACCCTCCCGCACGCCGACACCCTGTTTCGGCTGCTGCGCGACATCGACGTGACCCACCTCGAACAGGCGCACATCGACCTGGTACGCCGCCTGATCCGCGCCAAGACCTTCCGCCGCTACCTGATCAACCACGCCTATCCCATCGCCATCGACGGCTCCCAGAAATTCACCCGTGACCACCTCTGGGATGAGAATCTCCTGGAACGTCAGGTCGGGGCCGAGGACGCGCGCCACACCCAGTACTTCGTCTACGTCCTGGAGGCCAGTCTGGCCTTTCACAACGGGCTGGTGATCCCCTTGCTGAGCGAATTCCTCGAATATGCCAAGGGCGATACCAAGGCCGACAAACAAGACTGCGAACGGCGCGCCTTCACGCGGCTCAGCGCCCGGATCAAGACGCTGTTCCCGCGCCTGCCGATCTTGCTGTTGCTCGACGGTCTCTATGCCGACGGACCGGTGATGCAGTGCTGCCATCAGTACCACTGGCAGTTCATGATCGTGTTCAAGGACAAGGACTTGCCTACGGTCTGGGAGGAATTCCACGCGCTGCACGCGGTGCAGCCAGCGGGTTGTCAGCGCGACTGGGGGGAGCGCCACCAGCGCTTTTCCTGGGTCAACGCGATCGACTATGCCTTCTCAAACAACACGCGCCGCCACCTCAGTCTGCATGTGGTGGTCTGTGAGGAGACCTGGGAGACGATCGATGAACAAGGCGCGCGCCTGACCAAGACCGCGCGCCATGCCTGGCTCTCCAGCCAACCACTCAGCCGCGCTAATGCGCATGAGCGCTGCAACCTAGGGGCCCGTTACCGCTGGGGCATCGAGGCCGGCTTCCTGGTGGAGAAACATCAGGGTTACCACTACGAGCACGCCTTTGCCCTGAACTGGAACGCCATGAAGGGCTATCACTACCTGATGCGCCTGGCGCACCTGTTCAACACCCTGGCACGCTTTGCCCGCCATCTGCGCGAGCTTTATCGCACCCTGGGCGTGCGTGGCGCCATCGCCTTCATCCGCGCGTCCTGTGCCGGCCCCTGGCTCGACCCCGCGCGGATGCGCCGCCTGCTCGCCCAGCCGCTGCAGCTTCAGCTCGAATAA
- a CDS encoding ABC transporter ATP-binding protein — MGRGGDEQPPDGAPSDDGSRDAATAPAGSESTRLAPVSAPVSAGGDCLVRIRGLSFSHGPRVIFDRVDLDIPRGAVTAVMGPSGTGKTTLLKLISGQLRPDAGSIEVDGEPVQALGRAALYNLRRRMGMLFQSGALLTDLSVFDNVAYPLREHTDLKPAIVRKLVLLKLEAVGLRGARDLMPSELSGGMARRVALARAIALDPMMILYDEPFTGQDPISMGVLVTLIRQLNDASRMTSIVVSHDVRETASIADFIYVIAGGRVMAQGTPAMIAAERSAWVRQFMDGLADGPVHFHYPAPALAADLLTRGLG, encoded by the coding sequence ATGGGACGGGGAGGAGACGAGCAGCCCCCTGACGGGGCACCGAGCGACGACGGGTCCCGTGATGCGGCCACTGCGCCTGCCGGTTCCGAATCCACCCGGCTCGCCCCGGTGTCGGCCCCGGTGTCGGCCGGGGGCGATTGCCTGGTGCGGATTCGCGGCCTGAGCTTCTCTCACGGGCCACGGGTGATCTTCGACCGGGTGGACCTCGACATTCCACGCGGTGCCGTGACCGCCGTGATGGGCCCGAGCGGGACCGGCAAGACCACCTTGCTGAAGCTCATCAGCGGTCAGTTGCGGCCGGACGCGGGGTCCATCGAGGTCGACGGGGAGCCGGTTCAGGCGCTGGGGCGCGCCGCGCTCTACAACCTGCGCCGCCGTATGGGGATGCTGTTTCAGAGCGGCGCCTTACTGACGGATCTCAGCGTCTTCGACAACGTGGCCTATCCGTTGCGTGAGCACACGGACCTGAAGCCGGCGATCGTCCGTAAGCTGGTCCTGCTGAAGCTGGAGGCGGTTGGCCTGCGCGGTGCCCGCGACCTGATGCCAAGCGAGCTGTCGGGCGGGATGGCCCGGCGCGTGGCCCTGGCCCGCGCGATCGCCCTGGACCCGATGATGATCCTCTATGACGAGCCCTTCACCGGCCAGGACCCGATTTCCATGGGGGTGTTGGTGACTCTGATCCGCCAGCTCAACGACGCGAGTCGCATGACCAGCATCGTGGTTTCCCATGACGTGCGTGAGACCGCGAGCATCGCCGACTTCATCTATGTCATCGCCGGCGGGCGGGTGATGGCCCAGGGGACGCCGGCCATGATCGCCGCGGAGCGCTCGGCCTGGGTGCGCCAGTTCATGGACGGGTTGGCGGACGGGCCTGTCCACTTCCACTATCCGGCGCCCGCCCTGGCGGCCGACCTGCTGACCCGGGGGTTGGGCTAG
- the mlaE gene encoding lipid asymmetry maintenance ABC transporter permease subunit MlaE, which produces MGRRARAFADGLLNPLARLGQRGLKALAGLGRASLLLVGILAGSAPLLRRPRLLLAQVYNVGVLSVLIVAVSGFFVGMVLGLQGFYVLSQFGAKESLGVMVAASLVRELGPVVTALLVAGRAGSALTAEIGLMKATEQLAGLELMAVDPVHRILTPRFYGGLISMPLLAALFSAVGVLGGYFVGVGLLGVDDGAFFGQMQAKIDFREDLVNGVIKSLVFGLVVAWISLFQGYDATPTSEGVSRATTRAVVHSALAVLAIDFVLTALMFGN; this is translated from the coding sequence ATGGGCCGGCGCGCCCGCGCGTTCGCGGACGGGCTCCTGAACCCGCTGGCCCGGCTCGGTCAACGGGGGCTCAAGGCCCTGGCCGGGCTGGGGCGGGCGAGCCTGCTCCTCGTGGGTATCCTGGCGGGTTCCGCGCCCCTGCTGCGGCGCCCGCGCCTGCTGCTTGCCCAGGTCTACAATGTCGGGGTCCTGTCCGTGCTGATCGTGGCGGTGTCCGGCTTCTTCGTCGGCATGGTGCTGGGGTTGCAGGGTTTCTATGTCCTGTCGCAGTTCGGGGCCAAAGAGAGCCTGGGGGTGATGGTCGCCGCCTCTCTGGTGCGTGAACTGGGGCCGGTGGTCACGGCGCTCCTGGTGGCCGGGCGGGCCGGCTCGGCCCTGACCGCCGAGATCGGGCTGATGAAGGCGACGGAACAACTCGCGGGGCTGGAGCTGATGGCGGTGGACCCGGTGCACCGCATCCTGACCCCGCGTTTCTACGGCGGCCTGATCTCGATGCCGCTCCTGGCCGCCCTGTTCAGCGCGGTGGGGGTGCTTGGCGGTTATTTCGTCGGGGTCGGACTCCTCGGGGTCGATGACGGCGCCTTTTTCGGTCAGATGCAGGCCAAGATCGACTTCCGTGAGGATCTCGTCAACGGCGTGATCAAAAGCCTGGTGTTCGGCCTGGTGGTCGCCTGGATCAGCCTGTTCCAGGGGTATGATGCAACCCCCACCTCCGAGGGCGTGAGCCGCGCCACCACCCGGGCGGTGGTCCATTCGGCCCTGGCGGTGCTGGCGATCGATTTCGTCCTGACGGCCCTGATGTTCGGTAATTGA
- the mlaD gene encoding outer membrane lipid asymmetry maintenance protein MlaD: protein MAKQHTIEVWVGAFMAVGFIALFFLAMQVSNLSANAAADGYRVSARFTNAGSLKARAPVNMAGVRVGRVEEVRLDKNTYEAVVIMRIDKGVDSIPTDTFANIFTAGLLGEQYVGLQPGGSQDYLRDGDEITQTQSALILEQLIGQFLFKKAEEGGK, encoded by the coding sequence ATGGCCAAGCAACACACGATCGAGGTCTGGGTCGGCGCCTTCATGGCGGTGGGGTTCATCGCCCTGTTCTTTCTGGCCATGCAGGTCAGCAATCTGAGCGCCAATGCCGCCGCCGACGGCTATCGGGTGAGCGCGCGCTTCACCAACGCGGGCAGCCTCAAGGCGCGGGCCCCGGTCAACATGGCGGGGGTGCGGGTCGGGCGGGTGGAGGAGGTGCGTCTGGACAAGAACACCTATGAGGCGGTGGTCATCATGCGCATCGACAAGGGGGTGGACAGCATTCCGACCGACACCTTTGCGAACATCTTCACGGCCGGTCTGCTCGGCGAGCAGTATGTCGGCCTGCAACCCGGCGGGAGTCAGGACTATCTGCGCGACGGGGATGAGATCACCCAGACCCAGTCGGCCCTGATCCTGGAACAGTTGATCGGTCAATTTCTATTCAAGAAGGCAGAGGAGGGCGGCAAATGA
- a CDS encoding MlaC/ttg2D family ABC transporter substrate-binding protein — translation MMTRRYLLLLVTLCPLLWGAAVPASPDDATALVKRTAEKMLSTLEARRAEVNKNPAIIFGMVDEILAPHFDFQKITQGALGPQWRAATPAQQKALSDGFKQVLVRTYARSLLNYSGQEIRYLPVRPGARDNTVTVSTEVRAAGANPVPIDYRMYDNGAGWKVYDVIVNNASLVSNYRSSFATEIREKGIDGLITKLGAMNRKGQD, via the coding sequence ATGATGACGCGACGTTACTTACTGTTACTCGTGACCCTGTGCCCACTGCTGTGGGGGGCGGCCGTGCCGGCGTCGCCGGACGACGCCACGGCGCTGGTGAAGCGTACCGCGGAGAAGATGCTGAGCACCCTGGAGGCGCGCCGCGCCGAGGTGAACAAGAACCCCGCCATCATCTTCGGCATGGTCGATGAGATCCTGGCGCCCCACTTCGATTTCCAGAAGATCACCCAGGGCGCCCTGGGTCCGCAATGGCGCGCGGCCACCCCGGCCCAGCAGAAGGCCCTGTCGGACGGGTTCAAGCAGGTGCTGGTGCGCACCTATGCGCGCTCGCTGCTCAATTACTCCGGCCAGGAGATCCGTTATCTGCCGGTGCGGCCGGGCGCCCGGGACAACACCGTCACCGTCTCCACCGAGGTGCGGGCGGCCGGTGCGAACCCGGTGCCGATCGACTACCGCATGTACGATAACGGCGCGGGCTGGAAGGTCTACGACGTAATCGTCAACAACGCGAGCCTGGTCAGCAATTACCGCAGCAGTTTCGCCACGGAGATCCGCGAGAAGGGTATCGACGGGCTGATCACCAAGCTCGGCGCGATGAACCGCAAGGGCCAGGATTGA
- a CDS encoding STAS domain-containing protein, protein MKARLIATGQRDARVEGPLDFDTVGPLLAAGEALLRRPGALRIDLGGVSAANSAGLALLLEWMDIARSRRITLSYLHLPESLRRIAAFSNLEALLPVEEVR, encoded by the coding sequence TTGAAGGCGCGCCTGATCGCGACGGGGCAGCGCGATGCACGGGTCGAAGGGCCGCTGGACTTCGACACTGTGGGTCCGCTGTTGGCGGCGGGTGAGGCGCTGCTGCGGCGCCCCGGTGCGCTGCGGATCGATCTGGGCGGCGTGAGCGCCGCCAACAGCGCCGGCCTGGCCCTGCTGCTGGAGTGGATGGATATCGCCCGCTCCCGCCGGATCACGCTGAGTTATCTGCATCTGCCCGAGTCACTGCGGCGCATTGCCGCCTTTTCCAACCTCGAGGCCCTGCTGCCAGTAGAAGAAGTACGTTAG